Proteins encoded together in one Shewanella oneidensis MR-1 window:
- a CDS encoding acyltransferase → MNALALGAKSFPIFWHYWNPIWGYYLSRNVMRPISQFLPMWLAVLVTFLVSGALHDLAIALVKWQAMFFFTPWFGIMGVIVIASNKYGLSYGALPWIMRAMINLLFILSSFSLTELTQGLLRLSA, encoded by the coding sequence TTGAACGCCCTCGCCCTTGGCGCTAAGTCTTTCCCTATTTTTTGGCATTATTGGAATCCCATTTGGGGTTACTATTTATCCCGTAATGTCATGCGCCCTATCAGTCAGTTTCTGCCGATGTGGCTCGCCGTATTGGTCACCTTTTTGGTCAGCGGTGCGCTACATGATCTCGCCATTGCTCTGGTTAAATGGCAAGCCATGTTCTTTTTTACACCTTGGTTTGGCATCATGGGAGTTATCGTGATTGCCTCAAATAAATATGGCCTTTCCTACGGTGCATTGCCTTGGATTATGCGGGCCATGATTAATTTACTGTTTATTTTATCATCGTTTTCGTTAACCGAATTAACGCAGGGTCTGTTGAGGCTTTCAGCCTAA
- a CDS encoding DUF7716 domain-containing protein produces MRLTLTLETLLSQLGSFSWHLDVYKALEQPLNPTMAVLIIDDELEEERDQQDDPLDPQTQGYQYFLSIADLQSIKANLEQQMPNATLHDLIHAVSYYDQTDAYMNLES; encoded by the coding sequence ATGCGACTCACATTAACCTTGGAAACCCTATTATCCCAACTCGGTTCTTTTTCGTGGCACTTGGATGTGTATAAAGCCTTAGAGCAACCATTGAACCCCACAATGGCGGTGTTAATCATTGACGATGAACTTGAAGAGGAGCGCGACCAACAGGATGACCCTCTTGATCCACAAACCCAAGGCTATCAATACTTTTTGAGTATTGCTGATTTGCAAAGCATCAAGGCTAACTTAGAACAACAGATGCCAAATGCCACCTTACATGACTTAATTCATGCAGTCAGTTATTACGATCAAACCGATGCTTATATGAATTTAGAGAGTTAA